Proteins encoded together in one Quercus lobata isolate SW786 chromosome 3, ValleyOak3.0 Primary Assembly, whole genome shotgun sequence window:
- the LOC115981201 gene encoding uncharacterized protein LOC115981201 has translation MAGNPMKRNQNLYCQYHQDQGHTIKDCRNLWDHLDQLVQEGKLKHLLHRSSGQQGQTNPMLTRDTSSRSPIGTINVIFAASGRTGSYPSRVMSVAQLPSEESDSEPKRARIGGYDVKRVMVDDDSSAEIMYSDLYKGLNLRPKDLIAYDSSLISFDGNVVTPRGQIRLPVQAGTAVVEVDFIMMDAYSPYTAIVARP, from the exons ATGGCAGGAAATCCCATGAAGCGTAACCAAAATCTTTATTGCCAATATCACCAGGATCAAGGGCATACCATTAAAGATTGCAGGAATCTGTGGGATCATTTGGACCAGCTAGTCCAGGAAGGGAAACTAAAACATCTTTTGCATCGTTCCAGTGGTCAGCAAGGCCAGACGAATCCAATGCTCACGAGAGATACATCCTCAAGGTCTCCTATTGGCACGATAAATGTCATCTTCGCTGCTTCAGGGAGGACCGGTTCATATCCTTCAAGGGTGATGTCTGTGGCTCAATTGCCGTCTGAGGAGTCCGATTCGGAGCCAAAGAGGGCCAG GATTGGAGGATATGATGTGAAAAGGGTAATGGTAGATGATGATAGTAGTGCTGAAATCATGTATTCTGACTTGTATAAGGGGTTGAACTTGAGACCCAAGGATCTGATAGCCTATGACTCTTCTTTGATAAGCTTCGACGGGAATGTGGTCACTCCGAGGGGTCAAATTAGATTACCCGTACAGGCTGGCACAgcggtggtggaggtggacttcattaTGATGGATGCTTATTCTCCATACACAGCCATTGTGGCCAGGCCTTAG